In Arthrobacter sp. SLBN-83, one DNA window encodes the following:
- the purH gene encoding bifunctional phosphoribosylaminoimidazolecarboxamide formyltransferase/IMP cyclohydrolase, whose amino-acid sequence MSFTQHERVSIDRVPIRRALISVYDKTGLEELAKGLHAAGVKLVSTGSTAKKIAAAGIPVQEVEEVTGSPEMLDGRVKTLHPRVHGGILADRRVPAHMETLASMDIEAFDLVVVNLYPFVETVKSGAAQDDVVEQIDIGGPAMVRSAAKNHAAVAIVVDPSFYGEVVEAAAAGGFDLKTRRRLAAKAFAHTAAYDNAVATWTASQFLDEDGDGVIDWPAYAGLSLERSEVLRYGENPHQQAALYVDKAAPMGIAQADQLHGKAMSYNNFVDADAALRAAYDFVEPAVAIIKHANPCGVAVGSAGAADPIADAHAKAHACDPVSAFGGVIAANRTVTAGMANTVKDIFTEVVIAPGFEPEAVEILSKKKNIRLLALPEGYGRYPTEFRQVSGGMLVQVTDKVDADGDNPANWTLAAGEAADEKTLADLAFAWTACRAAKSNAILLAEDGAAVGIGMGQVNRLDSCRLAVERANTLGVTVESDVEGAGGASNASGAGAPERARGAVAASDAFFPFADGLQILIAAGVRAVVQPGGSVRDEEVIAAANAAGITMYFTGARHFFH is encoded by the coding sequence GTGAGCTTCACGCAGCATGAACGCGTATCCATTGACCGTGTACCCATCCGCCGGGCCCTGATCTCGGTCTACGACAAAACCGGTCTGGAGGAGCTCGCCAAAGGCCTGCACGCCGCCGGCGTGAAGCTCGTCTCCACCGGCTCCACGGCCAAGAAGATCGCCGCCGCCGGCATTCCCGTGCAGGAGGTGGAGGAAGTCACCGGTTCACCCGAGATGCTGGACGGCCGCGTCAAGACTCTGCACCCCCGCGTCCACGGCGGCATCCTGGCGGACCGCCGCGTCCCGGCCCACATGGAAACCCTCGCCAGCATGGACATCGAAGCGTTCGACCTGGTGGTGGTGAACCTCTACCCGTTCGTCGAGACGGTCAAGTCCGGCGCCGCGCAGGACGACGTCGTGGAGCAGATCGACATCGGAGGACCTGCCATGGTGCGGTCGGCAGCCAAGAACCATGCCGCCGTCGCCATCGTGGTTGACCCCTCCTTCTACGGCGAGGTGGTGGAGGCCGCTGCCGCCGGCGGCTTCGACCTGAAGACCCGCCGCCGCCTCGCCGCCAAGGCATTCGCGCACACTGCCGCCTACGACAACGCGGTGGCCACCTGGACCGCCAGCCAGTTCCTGGACGAGGACGGCGACGGCGTCATCGACTGGCCCGCCTACGCCGGCTTGTCCCTGGAACGCTCCGAGGTGCTTCGCTACGGCGAGAACCCGCACCAGCAGGCCGCACTGTACGTGGACAAGGCCGCGCCGATGGGCATCGCCCAGGCTGACCAGCTGCACGGCAAGGCCATGAGCTACAACAACTTCGTTGACGCCGACGCCGCATTGCGCGCCGCCTACGACTTCGTCGAGCCCGCCGTCGCCATCATCAAGCACGCCAACCCGTGCGGTGTGGCCGTTGGTTCCGCTGGCGCTGCGGACCCCATCGCCGATGCCCACGCGAAGGCCCATGCCTGCGATCCCGTGTCCGCATTCGGTGGCGTGATCGCTGCCAACCGCACCGTCACCGCCGGCATGGCCAACACCGTGAAAGACATCTTCACCGAGGTGGTCATCGCCCCCGGCTTCGAGCCGGAGGCCGTGGAAATCCTCTCCAAGAAGAAGAACATCCGCCTGCTCGCCCTGCCCGAGGGCTACGGCCGGTACCCCACGGAGTTCCGCCAGGTGTCCGGCGGCATGCTGGTCCAGGTCACGGACAAGGTGGACGCCGACGGCGACAACCCCGCCAACTGGACCCTCGCCGCCGGCGAAGCCGCGGACGAAAAGACCCTCGCTGACCTCGCCTTCGCCTGGACCGCCTGCCGTGCCGCGAAGTCCAACGCCATCCTCCTTGCCGAGGACGGCGCCGCGGTGGGCATCGGCATGGGCCAGGTCAACCGCCTTGACTCCTGCCGCCTGGCCGTGGAGCGGGCCAACACCCTGGGCGTCACGGTGGAGTCCGACGTCGAAGGTGCCGGCGGTGCCTCCAACGCCAGCGGTGCCGGGGCACCGGAGCGGGCGCGCGGTGCCGTGGCAGCCTCCGACGCGTTCTTCCCGTTCGCTGACGGCCTGCAGATCCTGATCGCCGCCGGCGTCCGCGCCGTGGTCCAGCCCGGCGGCTCCGTCCGCGATGAAGAGGTGATTGCGGCAGCGAACGCTGCAGGCATCACCATGTACTTCACCGGAGCCCGCCACTTCTTCCACTAA